Proteins co-encoded in one Verrucomicrobiota bacterium genomic window:
- a CDS encoding Dabb family protein: protein MFSHVVIFWADPQKPGATQALLDGANQYLKPIPGVINFHVGKMVPSHRPVVEQSYQVALNLTFLDKKSQDDYQLHPLHIEFVEKAFKPNCVKVVVYDFE, encoded by the coding sequence ATGTTTTCGCACGTTGTTATTTTTTGGGCGGACCCGCAAAAGCCGGGCGCGACACAGGCATTGCTGGATGGCGCCAATCAATATTTGAAGCCCATTCCAGGCGTGATCAATTTCCACGTCGGCAAAATGGTGCCCAGCCACCGGCCGGTGGTGGAGCAGTCCTATCAGGTGGCGCTGAACCTGACGTTCCTGGATAAGAAATCACAGGACGATTACCAGTTGCATCCGCTGCACATCGAGTTTGTGGAAAAGGCGTTCAAGCCCAACTGCGTCAAAGTCGTCGTGTACGATTTTGAATAA
- a CDS encoding tyrosine recombinase: MQNLVEDFLVYLRHERGLSENTQKTYALLLAQFVHWAESQGLADWKQVTLSHLMQYLQHERERSLVNEPKESTRKLSSESVYLEIAALRALFRFAETERHVPVNVAENLSFPRRWLHLPKALTDREINQLLEPEIPATPATLCDQAILELAYASGLRRAELCGLRLEQLHLEAGFIQVIGKGNKERVVPVGSQAIAALQNYLQAGRPKLVTKRTPANVFLTKRGSPFAPVTLWVHIKNRVRRSGITKNVTPHMLRHSFATHLLEHGADLRVIQELLGHVSIGTTQVYTHVTGNRLRDIHRRFHPRA, translated from the coding sequence ATGCAAAACCTGGTGGAAGATTTTCTGGTTTACCTGCGCCACGAGCGCGGGTTATCGGAGAACACCCAAAAAACCTACGCCCTACTGCTTGCGCAGTTCGTGCACTGGGCGGAATCGCAGGGGCTGGCGGATTGGAAGCAGGTCACGCTTTCGCATCTCATGCAGTACCTGCAACACGAGCGCGAGCGATCCCTGGTGAACGAGCCAAAGGAGTCAACGCGCAAGTTGAGTTCCGAGAGCGTCTATCTGGAAATTGCGGCGTTGCGGGCGCTTTTCCGCTTTGCCGAAACTGAGCGGCATGTACCGGTGAATGTGGCGGAGAACCTCTCCTTTCCCCGGCGATGGTTGCATCTGCCAAAAGCGCTGACCGACCGCGAAATCAACCAACTGCTCGAACCGGAAATCCCGGCCACACCCGCGACACTTTGCGACCAGGCCATTCTCGAACTGGCTTACGCTTCCGGCCTGCGCCGTGCCGAACTCTGCGGGTTGCGCCTGGAACAACTGCACTTGGAGGCCGGGTTCATCCAGGTCATCGGCAAAGGCAACAAGGAACGGGTGGTGCCGGTCGGCAGCCAGGCCATTGCCGCGTTGCAAAATTACCTGCAAGCGGGCCGTCCCAAGCTGGTAACCAAGCGCACTCCAGCGAATGTCTTTCTCACCAAACGCGGTTCCCCGTTTGCGCCAGTGACGCTCTGGGTGCATATCAAGAACCGGGTGCGTCGCTCCGGCATCACCAAGAACGTCACCCCGCACATGTTGCGGCACAGCTTCGCCACCCATCTGCTGGAGCACGGCGCGGATTTGCGGGTGATCCAGGAATTACTGGGGCATGTCAGCATCGGCACCACCCAGGTGTACACGCATGTGACGGGCAATCGCTTGCGCGACATTCACCGGCGGTTTCATCCCCGCGCGTGA